DNA sequence from the Gammaproteobacteria bacterium genome:
CCGGTCCACCACCTCGACACCCGTTTTGCGGCCATAGGGCAAACGCAAGCCACGACCAATGGATTGTTCAATTAGTGTGCGGGCATTGGCCGCCCGTAGCGGCACAATGGTGTAGAGATTAGTCACGTCCCAGCCTTCCTTTAGCATATTGACATGAATGACGATCTCGGTCGGCTCATGGTAGCTTTCCACCGCCAAGAGTTTTCGCACGATTTCGTCGCCTTCCGCACCGGCAGTGGTACTACTATCAATCTGGATCACCTTGCCGGCATAGCGTCCACTGAACAACTCTCCCGAAATCAATTGCATCAACTGGCCGGCATGGTGGGTATCGCGAGCGATCACTAATAGGAACGGTTTGACGGGCTTCTCGCCTTTTTGGCGCGCGTAGGTCAGCAGATGCACCTTCGTTTCTTCATGCACCCGCATCCCGTCCATTAATTTGATACGCTCAAGCTGCTCCGCATTGTGGGCGGAAGGATCGAAATTCTGTTGGGTAACGACCGCCGGCTCCTTCACGAAACCATCTTCAATAGCCCGTGCCAGAGGATAATCCATCACCACGTTCTTGAACGGTAGTGGCCCCTTGCTGGATTCGGTGAAGGGCGTCGCGGTCAGCTCCAACCCCAGCACCGGTTTCAATTCGTTGAGTGTCCGAATCCCCGCACTCGCACGATAGCGGTGCGATTCGTCCATCAGCAATATTAGATCGGGTAAAGCAGACAGGTAGTCGAAATAGCTCTGTCCCAGGTATTCCGAAAGTCGTTTGATACGTGGCGACTTGCCGCCCCGCACTTCGCTATTGATCTTCGAGATATTGAAAATGTTGATCTCGATGCCGCCCAGCAGACTTCTGGTGCCGCGTTGCTCGTAGTTGTCACCAGTCACCACCTCCGGGGCCGTTACGGCGAATTCGGCAATGCCCTTGAACACATACTTCGGCGTGTTGGGCGTAAAGTCGCAGATCAGCTTATCGTAGATGGTCAGATTCGGCGCCAGTACGAAGAAATGTTTGTAGCCGTAGGCCGCATGTAAATAGCTGATGAATGCCCCCATCAAGCGCGTCTTGCCCACGCCGGTGGCCAAGGAAAAACAGAGCGATGGGAAATCGCGCTCGAAGTCCGACAGCTTCGGGAACTGCACCTTTAGCGTTTCGACCATCGCCGTCAATTCTTGCGGCAAACGCGCGCGGTGATTGCGCAGGCCCGGCACGGCCTCCAGGGCCGCGGCTAGCTTACGCAGGCTATCGGCTTGTGGCTCGCGTAGGCTTAAACGGCCGACAATGGAGCGAAAAATGTTGTCGAGGTTCATAATGTACTATCAGAACGTAAATATTTTGTTGTGATACCTAAGTGTGCGCCTGCTTTCACCAGACGCTCATCCAAACTGAGTATTACGCAAGAATGACGCTGGGTTACGGCAAGATGCAAGGCATCTCCCGCACGCAACCCGATTCGCCAGTTTTTTAGAAAATTCATTGCGCTTTTGTAATCTTCATCCAATACTTGTATGTGAACAAAATAACCACTGAGCATCTCATATTGTGCGAGGGCATCCAACATTTGATCCTCGCTAATCTGTCCGGTTCGACATTTGATGCCGAATGCGGAAACCAGCTCGGTTTTTGTCCATGTACTCAATGCCAGTGGATAATGCGCTGGATTTCTCAATGCTTCCTCGGCCTGAGTGGAATATTTTTCTGGCACCAAATAAGCCATTAACACGCTGGTGTCGATGTAGTGCATCAATAGCGGTCCCCGTCTCGCATCGCCCGAATAAAATCGCCCGCGCTGACGGTTTGTTCTGGTAATGTGGCGCGAAATTCCGTTAGTCTAGGAAGGCATAAATTAGGGACATCATCCGATGGACTAAGAGCGGTTTCCAATGGTTTTTCACCGATTAGATGCGTTAACTTATTGTTCCTCATTACGATAATGGTGGTATTCGTCCGAATGGCTCGCTCGTGCGCCATACGCACGGCTCGTTGAATTGCCACTAACGATCCACTCAGATCCTTGGTTTTTGCCTTATCAATTTCCTGCCGCGTCATGATCTTTCTCCCCATTCAATTAATATTGGGTCATCGCCAGAAGTGTCGTACAAAATCCAGGCATCCACCGCCGCACGGTAATGATTGTCGAAGTTTTGACGCCCAGAAACAAATCGCCGCCGGATCAACAACTCTGGAACACTATGACCACCCTGGCGTACCCGTTCCACCACACGCGCCACCGCGATGTCCACAAAAAGCAGGCTCAAAAAAAACAGACTGACATGGTAGCCACGAGAACGCCACTCGCTAATGTGTCGCAGATAATTTAGACCTGATAGCGTCGTTTCGAATGCAAATGATTCATCGTGCGCGACACAAGTTTCCATCTCCCGCAGCATTATCCGTCCGGCTTTGATGGTCATTGTTTCTGGCGTAAATGGTGAAAGACCCTCGGCAATCAGATCGGCATTAATGAAGCGTGGGCATTGCGCCTCTTCTGGCAGGAACGCACGGGCAAAGGTTGTTTTCCCCGCACCGTTTGGACCGGCGATGATGATGATTTTCCTAGCATTCATCGTCACGTATCATCCCCAGAATTATCGGTATCAAACAAACTCGGCTGGAGCGCCTTTTTTCCACGCCCGTGTGCGGGTGAAGAAACACTAGCCTTCGGTGCCAGGGGCAAATTCTGGATATTCAGGCTATAGTCATCGTGCCCCCATTCGCATTTTTCCAAAACCATCTTGGGAATCTTCTTCACGGTCAAGTTCGGAGTGAGGCTGGCATCGCCCTGGAATGCCCAGCAGCAGACCAATAACGTCCGCTTCGGTCCGACTTCCTCGGACAGCGCCCGCAACTGTTCGGCATTTAGGGTCTGCGTAGTAACGTAGATGAAATCGGTTTCACTGCTGTGTCCGTGCTGCCAGTAGAAATCCGCGCTCGGCGCAAAGGTGAAGCCTTCAAACTTACAGAGGGCGGCGGCCAGCATCTCGGGGTTATATTCTTTATTAACCACCCACTGGCCCCAACGATCTTTCTGTAATAGGCTGGGGGCAAGCCGATAATAACGAAAACCGCCGCCGCCTTGCCAATTTACCGACGGGGTAATGCCACCGGAATCCTCGCCATCGATTACTTTTTTCAGACGCGGAATGATATGCGTGTGGCAATGCTCGCCCAATTCAATCATGAGCCAACGCCGTCCCATTTTGTGAGCGACTGCGCCTGTGGTGCCTGAGCCTGCGAAGGAGTCTAAAACGAGGTCGTTGGGGTTGGTAGCTATTTCGAGAACCAATTTTAAAAGTTCTTCTGGTTTTGGCGTTGCGAATGGCTCGATTTCAGGCAATAGTTTCCTTAAATGGTCTCGTTTGGCTGATTGATTGCTCCCTGCTTCTTCAGCAGTCCACCAAGTTCTTGGAACAACACCATCCTTCACTTCTGTAATATAACGTTTAATAACAGGCAATCCATCTCCGTTTGCGCCAAAGTAAACACGTCCTTCTGCGCGTGCCTGTTCAAAATTAGTTTTTGAAAAACGCCAATAATTTCCAGATGGAGGAACTACAACTCGTCCAGATGGCAAAATAATTGGAAAACGTGCTCCTTCGCTGCCACTTTTTGCAGTTCCATTATCGCCCTGCAACCAAGAACCGCGTGGGTCGTTATCTGGATTTCTATATCTAGCTTTTTGAGCATCAGTTCTTGGCAAGGGATTTCTTATTTTTCGCCAAATATCTCGGTTTTTTGCGTACAACAGAACATGGTCGTGAGCACTTGATATATCTGTATCATTTCGTCGTCCTTTGTCCTTTTCCCATGCAAAAGTTGCAACAAAATTCCCCCGCCCAAAAAGCTCATCACACAACACCTTCAAATAGTGCGCCTCGTTGTCATCAATGGTAATCCACAACGATCCATCCTCAGCCAATAACCGACGGATGATTTCCAACCGATCCCGCATCAGCGATAACCAAATCGAATGTTCTACTCCATCGTCGTAATGAGTGAAGGCGCTGCCGGTGTTGTAGGGCGGATCAATAAACACGCACTTTACCTTTCCTGCGAACTCCTGTTCCAACGCCTTCAGTGCCAGCAGGTTGTCGCCGAAGATCAGCCGATTATCGAAGATGTCATTCTCGGTTACTCGTTGTTTGGCGTGATGGCTCTTGGCTGAATCCTCCAGCAGGATGCGCGGCTCCAACTTGGGCCGCACTTCCTTACCGATCCAGGTGAGTTCGAGTTTTTGGTTCTTGGTCATGGTAATTGCCGTTGATTTTCCCTGAATACGGTCAAAAGCGAGAGCAAGGCGGGAATATCGTTCATGTAGATCCGCCATTCACGTGGAGCAGAATCAGACATACAGTGCTTCCTTTTCAACGAAGGGACGCAGTTCCGTGCGCAAGGCTTTCTCGGTGACCAGATCGACCGTGCAACCAAACAGATCCTCGAGATAAAATTGGACGCCGAAGTAGCGTGCTGAGGTTGCTGGACCGTCGAATGCAACTAGAATATCGATATCGCTGTCGATATCGGCGCTGTCTCGCGCAGTGGAACCGAACAAGGCAAGATACGTTACACCGTGGCGGGCAGTCAGCACGGGTTTGCTTTGGGCAAGCAATTCAAGAACATGTGAACGATTCATTGCCTTACACCTTTTCGTATTTATTACACAGCCATTTGCTCAAGGCGAGTAAGCCATACGTTGAAATGAGGACACGCCCGACGTAACGCATCCAGCCCTATTTCCGTCGTGATCAGCGGCCCATGAAATGTTTTCTTGTATTTCGGCATCAGCAAGCGCACCGGCGTCATGTCGCTTGAAAGTGGATGCACCACTTTCCTTGTCCACCACAATCAGATCTTCCACCTCGAATTCGTTGATCAATTCCACGGACTGCGTGGAGATGATGAGCTGATGCTGCTCCGCGGTCGATTTCATCATCGCGCTCAGGATCGCGATGGCGTAGGGGTGCAAACCTAGCTCTGGTTCGTCGATTAGGATCGCGGCAGGCATGAATTCTTCCGGTTGCAACAGTACCGTCGCTAGGCAAATAAAGCGCAACGTGCCATCGGAAAGCGCGCTGGCGTTGAATGGCTCATCCTGTCCGGCCTCGGTCCATTCGAGTTGAATCTTTTCCTTGTTGTCCACGGTGGGCCGCAAGTAAAAGTCACCGAAAAATGGAGCAACCAACCGAATGGATTTTATGATGCGCCTATAGTGTGTTTCGTGGTGATTCTCCAGGCGATATAAAAAGGCCGCGAGGTTGCGCGCATCCTCGCGCAAAAATTCGTTGTCGTTGATGCCATGAATCTGTTTGACCAAAGCGCTATGACTGGTGTCATGGAAATGGTAGATGCGCCAGCTACGCATGGGGGGCACAACGTATTCGTAAATAGCGGTGCGCTTCTTCTGATCCTCGACATAAGACTCAAAATGCCCTGATTGCGGGCGCCAATCGCCACGGACGTTCCACCACAGACATTCTTTGGAGAACATCAGCCGATTGTCTTGCGTGGGTCGCAGTTTGAACTTGTATCCATTGTTTCCAAAGTAGAGTTCCGCGTCCAGTTCCTCTGTCCTCTTGCGTCCGAAATGAAGCACGGCATCGGGTCCCCCCGCAATGCCAACCGCGAACTGCAACTGTTGATCTAGGATCTGGCTAATCAACCGAAAAAAACCAATGAAGTTGGACTTGCCCGCGCCATTGGCGCCAATCAGCACGTTTAGCTTGCCAAATTCGATATCACAGGCGGAAATCGACTTATAGCCATTCAGAACGAGCCTGGAAAGTTGATTCGAATCAAATATTTTTTTAACCATGGAGACA
Encoded proteins:
- a CDS encoding UDP-N-acetylglucosamine kinase, which translates into the protein MNARKIIIIAGPNGAGKTTFARAFLPEEAQCPRFINADLIAEGLSPFTPETMTIKAGRIMLREMETCVAHDESFAFETTLSGLNYLRHISEWRSRGYHVSLFFLSLLFVDIAVARVVERVRQGGHSVPELLIRRRFVSGRQNFDNHYRAAVDAWILYDTSGDDPILIEWGERS
- a CDS encoding adenine-specific DNA-methyltransferase; this translates as MADLHERYSRLALAFDRIQGKSTAITMTKNQKLELTWIGKEVRPKLEPRILLEDSAKSHHAKQRVTENDIFDNRLIFGDNLLALKALEQEFAGKVKCVFIDPPYNTGSAFTHYDDGVEHSIWLSLMRDRLEIIRRLLAEDGSLWITIDDNEAHYLKVLCDELFGRGNFVATFAWEKDKGRRNDTDISSAHDHVLLYAKNRDIWRKIRNPLPRTDAQKARYRNPDNDPRGSWLQGDNGTAKSGSEGARFPIILPSGRVVVPPSGNYWRFSKTNFEQARAEGRVYFGANGDGLPVIKRYITEVKDGVVPRTWWTAEEAGSNQSAKRDHLRKLLPEIEPFATPKPEELLKLVLEIATNPNDLVLDSFAGSGTTGAVAHKMGRRWLMIELGEHCHTHIIPRLKKVIDGEDSGGITPSVNWQGGGGFRYYRLAPSLLQKDRWGQWVVNKEYNPEMLAAALCKFEGFTFAPSADFYWQHGHSSETDFIYVTTQTLNAEQLRALSEEVGPKRTLLVCCWAFQGDASLTPNLTVKKIPKMVLEKCEWGHDDYSLNIQNLPLAPKASVSSPAHGRGKKALQPSLFDTDNSGDDT
- a CDS encoding PIN domain-containing protein, which codes for MHYIDTSVLMAYLVPEKYSTQAEEALRNPAHYPLALSTWTKTELVSAFGIKCRTGQISEDQMLDALAQYEMLSGYFVHIQVLDEDYKSAMNFLKNWRIGLRAGDALHLAVTQRHSCVILSLDERLVKAGAHLGITTKYLRSDSTL
- a CDS encoding Chromosome segregation protein SMC; the encoded protein is MVKKIFDSNQLSRLVLNGYKSISACDIEFGKLNVLIGANGAGKSNFIGFFRLISQILDQQLQFAVGIAGGPDAVLHFGRKRTEELDAELYFGNNGYKFKLRPTQDNRLMFSKECLWWNVRGDWRPQSGHFESYVEDQKKRTAIYEYVVPPMRSWRIYHFHDTSHSALVKQIHGINDNEFLREDARNLAAFLYRLENHHETHYRRIIKSIRLVAPFFGDFYLRPTVDNKEKIQLEWTEAGQDEPFNASALSDGTLRFICLATVLLQPEEFMPAAILIDEPELGLHPYAIAILSAMMKSTAEQHQLIISTQSVELINEFEVEDLIVVDKESGASTFKRHDAGALADAEIQENISWAADHDGNRAGCVTSGVSSFQRMAYSP
- a CDS encoding DNA polymerase subunit beta, coding for MNRSHVLELLAQSKPVLTARHGVTYLALFGSTARDSADIDSDIDILVAFDGPATSARYFGVQFYLEDLFGCTVDLVTEKALRTELRPFVEKEALYV
- a CDS encoding hypothetical protein (Evidence 5 : Unknown function) translates to MTRQEIDKAKTKDLSGSLVAIQRAVRMAHERAIRTNTTIIVMRNNKLTHLIGEKPLETALSPSDDVPNLCLPRLTEFRATLPEQTVSAGDFIRAMRDGDRY